The DNA segment TATATTGCTATGCAGGACTCCCATGTTGCCTTCTTTGTAATTGTCTTCCATCTGTATTCACTTAAggtttagggttgcaaaattccggggactttaaaaaaaaaatcgctGGTATTCCTGAAATCCCAGTTGGAGGTTTCCTGGAATCAGgggggaataagcaggaaatctggcatcatccaaccaggatttctggaaaaccacaGAATTTGTaataattttgcaaccctacagcTATTTATAGCTGTTTGAGTTGGATACAATTTGTAAGGGAGTGATTCATGCTCTGTCATCGAATTTTGTCTGAGATGATGCTCTGTGTTATAATTTCaactcggcacagccagaaggggactggctacccctcagagcctggttcctctccaggtttcttcctaggttcctgcctttctagggagtttttcctagccaccatgcttctacatctgcattgcttgctgtttgttgttttaggctgggtatagCACtttgacattggctgatgtaaaaagggctttataaatttgTTTGATTGATTGTGTCGTGTCTTTGTGCTCAATTCTTGGTCTTTAAATTCTTCCTTTAAACCTTGCCACCCAGCATCTGCTGTATTTGTCTTTTACACTGTATATGTGTTATTAAAAGAGAATAGATGTTGGGGATAGCTGATACGAGTCCAGCTTGAAGGTTTGGGAGACGCTCAATCACATGGCTACGCCTTGTTTCTGTTACCAGTTCCTTTGTCCATAAGATCTTATTTATATTGTATCTGAATCCGATAGATCAATGCTTTATCTCGTACTTCGCCTGAAAGATTTTAGATGCATATATTTGTTGATGATATGACATGTTATCTCTTTTATAGGAGAGATGGGGAGCCTCCACTTGTAAATGGTTGGATTCCATTCCTTGGGAAGGCTTTGGAGTTTCGAAAGAATGCACATGGATTTCTGGCAGCACATAAGGAGAAACATGGAGATGTATTTACTGTGCTGATTGCTGGTGATTGATACTAATGTTTTATTACACATTTTAAAATAGTGTAGTTCTGAAAAGAAGCAAATGaatgttactgaaatggttgacAAAATCTATCTATTCTATTGCGCTTATTACTTATGCTTATTACTTATGGCATAATGCTCTTTTAAAACAGTAAAGTTTTACACAGTTTATGTGTTTCATGTCTATTGAAATACAATCCTGTCCTCGTATTTCCACTCAGGTAAATACATGACGTTTATAATGAACCCGTTGCTGTATCCGTACGTCATCAAACATGGCAAACAGCTGGACTTCCATGAGTTTTCTGACCAAGTGGCTCCCGTGACGTTCGGCTACCCCCCTGTTAGGAGCGGCAAGTTCCCCGGAATGGACGAGCACATCCAGAGGTCCTTCCGCCTTCTGCAGGGCGACAACCTTGATAACCTGACAGAGAGCATGATGGGAAATCTCATGCTTGTGTTCCATaaagactacctggatggggagaGCGAGTGGAGGACTGAAAGTATGTACCAGTTCTGCAATTCGGTCATGTTTGAGGCTACTTTCCTGACCATGTATGGCAAGCCTgcccacacaaacagacacagcgGAATGGTGACACTCCGACAGGACTTTGTCAAGTTCGACAACATGTTCCCCCTCCTCATCGCCAGGATCCCCATCTCTTTGCTGGGAGGAACCAAGACCATCCGGGATAAACTCATCAACTACTTCCACCCTCAGAGGATGTCTACATGGTCCAACACGTCTGGGTTCATAAAGGAAAGAGCAGCGCTGTTTGAACAGTATGACTGCATGGGAGACGTAGATAAAGCAGGTATACACAGCCGATATACTGTAGTACCTAGGCTTATTTATATGTTTCTGTGATGTACTTTACCTTacttcctacatttgaatatgttAATCCATCTCGGTAATAtgccttgccaccgtgatatataggcctaaggccgagacaataagaagacataATGGCAGAACAAATTTAACCACAACTTTGTTCACCTATaattagtctaatacagtgacaactaaaagatggtaaaaaatgttttagtccaatcaacgtaagcttaATATGATATGGCTGTCCATGGCACTGATTTcagatgtggctgtccatggtactgatttctctctctgtgtgtgtgtgtgtgtgtgtgtgtgtgtgtgtgtgtgtgtgtgtgtgtgtgtgtgtgtgtgtgtgtgtgtgtgtgtgtgtgtgtgtgtgtgtgtgtgtgtgtgtgtgtgtgtgtgtgtgtgtgtgtgtgtgtgtgtgtgtgtgtgtgtgtgtgtgtgtgtgtgtgttcaggtatccccctttccctttcaagtagaaaaaacatgttgactcaccctactggTAGaaaaacgccaatgccatcctcgtctttcatgttgcctaaacggtctatgactctgtcgtACAGTATACGCTCTTAGTTTTTGTCGTACTAGGCTACCtgactaaaatgcttgctcgctagcctaacttcctttcattggCAATGAtgcgccaggccagctagttaacattaagctactatatctagctacatgttgaacttccatcctctcagaccaggggcacaatgtatgaatttatggttggttcagaatcgccgttatactcattggccagtacggagaattaagtaaaaccacaagtccaaatccctatctatatccatggctaatttaggaaagggacaatgacattttgcttttgatgtgatgtgattggtgtgaagagaaatccaaactggcttcccttgacactttttttggtacaccaggaccattcacagctgagctcactcagtttacctcaacgctgattggctagaattgttttctttttttatcaaaggaggccaaatgcttgttggcttcccttgcattcaatgctacgggcggcaacaatgtcatactctttttgattagaaagcatcagatagatgggctacacatactgagacagaggggtgctgttttgaTGCTAATtccagtgagatacattcagcttcTTGGGAATTGAAGTaaatttatgaaacacagagagatgaaagatacattattttgtatgtttctttgtttgtttttttggtaaatattttgGTGAAGCCTGGtgtcccttggcatccatgaatacatgacactggttaagctacactaaagccaCCCTTAAGAAACATATATTTTACTTAACTGAAAtgactttgaaaaagtagttcactacatccaaacttcTTCGTGAAAAATGAtcatatgtaaatctgaaatgcCGTAGACCGCAAATTGCAAGACAGATCACTTTGGGGTcatatgttaacagaatgtgtagtttagcctattaaacaaaaaaacatgttcaagtaagaattaggcaggtctgattccccaaaataaaggaaattatTGCCGACGTACTGATCCTAGCCTAAGTTCATAGGATTTCACCCCGATCATGAAAATGTGTCCAGGACGGAAAGATCGTGGCGAAATTGTGTAGTGTATACCCGACATTACCCTTAACTTTACCATATACACTTATACCTACACAGTAATAACTGTAGGAACAATATGGTATTACCATGTAGCTGCATCTCTATATACATACAACATAACATGTGCTACTTTGACTTCAACCAGAACCTCCCAAACCTAActaatagactcttctctgtACCTGCCACAGCTCATCATTTTGCAATTCTATGGGCGTCGGTGGGAAACACAGTCCCAGCCACCTTCTGGGCCATGTATTACCTGTTGACACACCCAGAGGCCCTTGCAGTAGTGCGTGAGGAGATCCATTGTGTCCTGAAGGTCTCAGGACTAGAAGCAGACCACAACCAAGGCGCCACCTTCACCCGAGAACAGCTGGACAGCCTACTGTATCTTGGTAGGGTTTCATTGTATTCTACTCTATCTGGCTTATCATTGTTGCCTACTTTATCTGGGTAGGTTATAATTGTGGTGTATCGTTGTTAGGTCTGTCTGCGTAGTGTTCAATTTGTCCTCAGCATTTTATGACTGATATAATGTATAAttgtattcctctttgatttgaCTAAGTGGTCTTTTTGGCTCAGCCCCAACTAGCACAGACAGAGTTCAGTTGTCTATGGTAGTGTGTCTTTGAGAGGGCCTTCCAATCCTCTGTATAGCTGACTATACTTACATATATACCCATAGGTCTTCTtatcacactgctactgtataGTGTCAGGTGTTCTATGTGTGGCTCTGTGTACAATTTAGGGCAAATCGTCCTGTCCCACCCCCCAACAAACCAGTGTCTGTGATTGTAGTAATGAAGCCAGTTCAAAAGGATCCCTCCAGACTCTGTACCTGTCACATTAGATCACACTGCTGCACCCACCATGCTGACTGTAGCCTCATCTCTTCTGACAACTGCATGCTCAGGGACAAATGCCACTAGTCTAGGCTGgctgtggctctctctctcgctctctctctctctcacacacacacacactactgacaaTTTCATCTCCTCAGGGGAAGACAGTCAAATATCCGTTTCACATCTGTTTGTTCTTATAAGTGATAGGGGGTAGGATGAGTCCTTAGTTAGATTTTGGAATCTTCTCTCTTTTTTGACCTATAGTGTCTTGTCTCGGTTAAGATTGTAATGGTTTTAATGAAACACTGCTAGTCAGGATTCCTTGATGGATACATGTGGAAACAAAGCTATGTATGACTTGGTCACTCAGCTTGTGCTTTAGCCATTTTGCTAGAGCATTTCATATTGCTAACTAATAGCCTTCAAGTCTCCAAGCTTTCTCTTCTGTGTGAGTACATGTATGTAGTGAGTCAGTAGTATTGTGGCCACTCAAGGtaataaaaaaaaagaacagaTTGGCCAGAATAAAACCGATGGCAATGTTGGTAGCTATAAAACAAAAACCCATGGTGACTAACTGAACCGTTCTGTGTTCTGTTTTCAGAGAGCTCCATAAACGAGAGTCTGAGGCTGTCTTCAGCCTCCATGAACATCCGTGTGGCCCAGGAGGACTTCAGCTTGCGGCTGGAGGGAGAGCGCTCTATCGGAGTGAGGAAAGGAGATATCATCTCCCTGTATCCCCAGAGCATGCACATGGACCCCGAGATCTACGAGAATCCAGAGGTAAAGAAGACCTCAGAATTCTGTGGGCGTTCTAGAAAAGCTGTAGGCTTTCACTGTGTCTAGTCTAGTCTGTTCTGGGAGTTGTGTAATGTTCTACTGTATTGCCTCCCTCCACCACCCACACCACCtgctatttgtgtgtgtgtgtgtgcatgtgtgtgtgcgtgcatgtgtgtgtgtttgtccccagGTTAGATTAATGAGGAGCATGCATGGACTGTGAGTGATTGAATCCACCCACTGGCCTTCAGAAGGTCACAACATGCATGCTAATGTAATCAGGGTGTGATGGGTGATAATCTTGCCATGATCTGTGACTGAACAAAATGGAATCTTTCCTGGAATATGCAATAAACAGGAAATATTACCCTTTGTTATATCACTCCTTTGGGGTGAAGGAGCTTTAAAATATAGGAGGTCGATAATAATaatagcctgagtgccagtctgtgctatcatgccaactccttgtcactccttgtcactccttgtcatgccaaacatggacttggtttggcttgacaatgacatcaatggagttggcaagagcataaaaagatctgggatcaggcaaataataataatcccgaAAATAATGCACTAGAAACATATTATTTATTACCCGTCCAACAGATGTACAAGTTTGACCGATACGTCGAAGACGGAAAGGAAAAGACGGACTTCTTTAAGGATGGCCAGAAGCTGAAGTACTACCGGATGCCATTTGGCTCGGGCTCCACTAAGTGCCCAGGAAGGTACTTTGCTGTGAATGAGATAAAGCAGTtcctgtctctgctgctgcttCATTTTGAcatggaggtggtggaggggcagGAGCCGTGTTCCCTGGACTCTAGCCGtgctggcctgggtatcctgctCCCTGCCACAGACGTCCAGATCCACTACAGACCACGTCAGGCCAGAGAGGAAGAATAGAGGGCTGAGCCCCATGCAGCTCATAtggatttttactattttctcatGGGGTGCATCCCAAACGGTACCCTATTTATTCcccacatagtgcactattttagaccagggcccatagggccatAAGTACTGCTCTATAttgggtatagggtgccatttgagacgcaccca comes from the Salmo trutta chromosome 21, fSalTru1.1, whole genome shotgun sequence genome and includes:
- the cyp7b1 gene encoding 25-hydroxycholesterol 7-alpha-hydroxylase, encoding MLEFVLPLLFGFLALYLISVRFSRTRRDGEPPLVNGWIPFLGKALEFRKNAHGFLAAHKEKHGDVFTVLIAGKYMTFIMNPLLYPYVIKHGKQLDFHEFSDQVAPVTFGYPPVRSGKFPGMDEHIQRSFRLLQGDNLDNLTESMMGNLMLVFHKDYLDGESEWRTESMYQFCNSVMFEATFLTMYGKPAHTNRHSGMVTLRQDFVKFDNMFPLLIARIPISLLGGTKTIRDKLINYFHPQRMSTWSNTSGFIKERAALFEQYDCMGDVDKAAHHFAILWASVGNTVPATFWAMYYLLTHPEALAVVREEIHCVLKVSGLEADHNQGATFTREQLDSLLYLESSINESLRLSSASMNIRVAQEDFSLRLEGERSIGVRKGDIISLYPQSMHMDPEIYENPEMYKFDRYVEDGKEKTDFFKDGQKLKYYRMPFGSGSTKCPGRYFAVNEIKQFLSLLLLHFDMEVVEGQEPCSLDSSRAGLGILLPATDVQIHYRPRQAREEE